The Chloracidobacterium sp. genome includes a window with the following:
- a CDS encoding cytochrome c: protein MLSIRLTSKLAFAVLTALIIGGWAAESRPAASDDAAAKRLARGKRLYNGAGACVACHGVDGKPSVPDAPDLTDAAWQRKRTDNDFAKAIAEGKGTMPPFKGSAADIEALVAYVRSLAK from the coding sequence ATGCTTTCCATTCGTCTGACAAGCAAGTTGGCATTCGCTGTCCTGACGGCGCTGATCATAGGCGGCTGGGCCGCCGAATCCCGGCCTGCCGCCTCTGATGACGCCGCCGCCAAGCGTCTGGCGCGCGGCAAGCGGCTCTATAACGGCGCTGGCGCATGCGTCGCCTGTCACGGAGTGGACGGAAAGCCAAGTGTTCCTGACGCGCCCGACCTAACCGACGCCGCTTGGCAGCGCAAGCGCACCGACAATGACTTCGCCAAAGCCATCGCTGAAGGCAAGGGGACGATGCCCCCCTTCAAAGGCTCGGCGGCGGACATTGAGGCGCTGGTGGCGTACGTTCGCTCCCTCGCCAAGTGA
- a CDS encoding cytochrome c, giving the protein MQNLKRSISLSVVVAAGVFAACVVKDNVPPPPPMKPKQEQVKTVEPTKPPTETSAKPAEPAKPAEGAEDPLIAKGRELYNNNACAGCHGDKGQGVLPNAPKFTDPEWQKKEKDEEIIASLKGAKAAQGMPAFKGGNGTDEEHKALIAYIRFLGKPAGK; this is encoded by the coding sequence ATGCAGAACCTGAAGCGATCCATTTCCCTCAGCGTTGTTGTGGCGGCTGGCGTCTTCGCCGCCTGCGTTGTGAAAGACAACGTCCCACCACCGCCGCCGATGAAACCTAAGCAGGAACAAGTCAAGACGGTAGAGCCGACCAAGCCTCCGACGGAAACGAGCGCGAAGCCAGCTGAGCCGGCCAAGCCGGCCGAAGGCGCGGAAGACCCGCTTATTGCCAAGGGCCGCGAACTTTATAACAACAATGCCTGCGCTGGCTGCCATGGCGACAAGGGACAGGGCGTGTTGCCGAATGCGCCGAAGTTTACCGACCCCGAATGGCAAAAGAAGGAGAAGGACGAAGAAATCATTGCTTCGCTCAAGGGCGCAAAGGCCGCACAAGGCATGCCAGCGTTCAAGGGCGGCAACGGCACAGACGAAGAGCACAAGGCGCTGATAGCCTACATCCGCTTCCTTGGCAAGCCGGCTGGCAAGTAG
- a CDS encoding glycine--tRNA ligase, giving the protein MATANIGTIVSLCKRRGFIFPASEIYGGLGSTWDYGPLGVELKNNVKRAWWKAVVYDRDDIEGLDGAILMNRLVWKYSGHEATFSDPLVDCRECKGRFRADKTEELDCPRYKRKVAACSANLTEPRAFNLMFKTYVGPVEEDAALAYLRPETAQSIFVNFKNIVDSRWRKVPFGIAQIGKAFRNEIVPGNFTFRTREFEQMEIEFFCKPGTDEEWYAHWIEERHNWYIRYGIRPENLRRYVQKPEELAHYARACTDLQYRFFPEREDEEKQWDELEGIANRTDYDLSVHSKGKQDKWNLHNEHSTQSLMYRDPVTNEKFIPYVIEPSAGADRATLAFLLDAYSEKPGADGEPRVVLKLHPALAPIKVAVLPLARNKSELVEKAKAIKADLQRHGIRAVYDDTAAIGKLYARQDEIGTPFCVTVDYDTLGIGKAKDGEQETSSTATAALKDTVTVRDRDTWEQVRVPIAGLCAFFAERLGPTL; this is encoded by the coding sequence ATGGCGACGGCTAACATCGGCACGATTGTTTCCCTGTGCAAACGACGCGGTTTCATTTTTCCGGCCAGTGAAATCTACGGCGGTTTAGGCTCAACGTGGGACTACGGCCCGCTCGGCGTCGAACTCAAAAACAATGTCAAGCGTGCCTGGTGGAAAGCTGTCGTCTATGACCGCGACGACATCGAAGGACTGGACGGTGCGATTCTCATGAACCGCCTCGTGTGGAAATACTCCGGCCATGAAGCGACCTTCAGCGATCCGCTTGTGGACTGCCGGGAGTGCAAGGGGCGGTTTCGCGCTGACAAAACCGAAGAACTGGATTGCCCGCGCTACAAACGCAAGGTCGCGGCGTGCAGCGCCAACCTGACCGAACCGCGCGCCTTCAACCTGATGTTCAAAACCTATGTCGGCCCTGTGGAAGAGGATGCCGCGCTCGCCTACCTGCGGCCGGAAACGGCCCAGAGCATTTTTGTCAACTTCAAAAACATCGTGGACTCGCGCTGGCGTAAAGTGCCGTTCGGCATCGCCCAAATTGGCAAGGCGTTCCGCAACGAAATTGTGCCGGGCAACTTCACCTTCCGCACCCGCGAGTTTGAGCAAATGGAGATTGAGTTCTTCTGCAAACCGGGGACGGATGAAGAATGGTACGCGCACTGGATTGAAGAACGCCACAACTGGTACATCCGCTACGGCATTCGGCCGGAAAACCTACGCCGGTATGTCCAAAAGCCGGAGGAACTGGCCCATTACGCGCGCGCCTGCACCGATTTGCAGTACCGCTTCTTCCCTGAACGTGAGGACGAAGAAAAGCAGTGGGATGAACTTGAAGGCATCGCCAACCGCACCGATTACGACCTGAGCGTGCATTCCAAGGGCAAGCAAGACAAGTGGAACCTGCACAATGAACACTCGACGCAAAGCCTGATGTACCGCGACCCGGTCACGAACGAGAAGTTCATCCCCTATGTCATTGAGCCGTCGGCTGGAGCCGACCGGGCGACACTGGCGTTTTTGCTTGACGCCTACAGCGAGAAGCCGGGTGCGGACGGCGAACCGCGCGTCGTGTTGAAACTCCATCCGGCGCTGGCACCGATCAAGGTCGCTGTTCTGCCGCTGGCGCGCAACAAGTCAGAACTCGTGGAAAAAGCCAAGGCCATCAAGGCCGATCTCCAACGGCACGGCATTCGCGCCGTTTACGATGACACAGCGGCGATCGGTAAGCTGTACGCCCGACAGGATGAAATCGGCACACCGTTTTGCGTTACAGTGGATTACGACACCTTGGGCATTGGAAAAGCTAAGGACGGCGAACAGGAAACCTCCTCGACCGCAACGGCGGCCCTTAAGGATACGGTTACGGTACGCGACCGCGACACTTGGGAACAAGTACGGGTTCCAATCGCCGGTCTGTGCGCTTTCTTCGCCGAACGGCTTGGGCCAACCCTGTGA
- a CDS encoding CBS domain-containing protein yields MTNDFDFISGEATVREALALMNRRRVHCLIVLPRDEYDGHGIITDRDIVYKVIATGGNLDRAHVHQIMTKPMFFVEPLHDIRAVARLLAAHKLTRAPVVEVGKIIGIVSITDIIRHFG; encoded by the coding sequence ATGACGAACGATTTTGATTTCATCTCCGGCGAAGCGACAGTGCGCGAAGCGCTTGCGCTGATGAACCGAAGGCGCGTCCACTGCCTGATTGTCCTACCGCGCGACGAGTACGATGGGCACGGCATCATCACCGACCGCGACATCGTCTACAAGGTCATCGCTACTGGCGGTAATCTCGACCGGGCGCATGTTCACCAAATCATGACGAAGCCGATGTTTTTCGTTGAACCGCTGCACGACATTCGCGCCGTGGCGCGCCTACTGGCGGCGCATAAGCTGACGCGCGCGCCGGTCGTCGAAGTCGGTAAAATCATCGGCATTGTTTCGATTACTGACATCATCCGGCATTTTGGCTGA
- a CDS encoding 4Fe-4S binding protein — protein MPSEVLSSEPTSARSRRNLLPYRLATQMLFVLIHVLLIRAAIPNLAWAIYGLIFWGVLVYLTARTGRWVCAWICWLGGVQDVFARFAKARVTFNPRITQIGVLVVAVLWVPLAWLFWRDAMTAHTSSMGFDADNLWSHALHLGLLAFVAGSVFVLGKRGACRYFCPFGIVVDSCRKMHAARARPGLVRLGRRRAPATSEREARADNAS, from the coding sequence ATGCCGTCTGAAGTCCTGTCATCCGAGCCGACATCTGCCCGTTCGCGCCGCAATCTTTTACCCTACCGGCTGGCGACGCAGATGTTGTTTGTGCTGATTCACGTCCTACTGATCCGCGCAGCGATTCCGAATCTGGCCTGGGCGATCTACGGGCTGATCTTTTGGGGCGTTCTAGTCTATCTCACAGCGCGAACAGGGCGCTGGGTGTGCGCTTGGATTTGCTGGCTTGGCGGCGTCCAAGACGTTTTCGCCCGCTTCGCCAAGGCGCGGGTGACCTTCAATCCCCGCATCACACAAATTGGTGTGTTGGTTGTCGCCGTCTTGTGGGTACCGCTGGCGTGGCTGTTTTGGCGCGACGCCATGACGGCGCATACCAGCTCAATGGGCTTTGATGCGGACAACCTCTGGTCGCATGCGCTGCACCTTGGGCTGCTTGCGTTCGTGGCGGGGAGTGTGTTCGTCTTGGGTAAGCGCGGAGCGTGCCGATACTTTTGTCCGTTTGGCATAGTGGTGGACAGCTGTCGTAAGATGCATGCGGCGCGCGCCCGACCGGGACTTGTTCGGTTGGGACGGCGGCGCGCACCGGCCACGTCGGAGCGCGAAGCCCGCGCCGACAACGCCTCATAA
- a CDS encoding DUF1800 domain-containing protein, with amino-acid sequence MTSAASSSFSRRSVATAFFTGGDRFEDTSVLYSDTSQAAGVPDIPPLEVIAANRMAFGPRPGDLERIRAMGFEAYVEEQLHPNDADDALFLAKRQSARLRISYPAGDGYPAVDEMRPLTALDKPLSELWPLGDTSVSLPFAERNRPLEEVRVETVLRAMYSKWQLREVLVGFWHDHFNVDARSNPRIYATWPLYNRLFRRHALGNFRVMLEEVTKSIAMMYYLNLVSSRNTAPNKNFARELLELHTLGANNYFPNAADAPVFPSGQVSTGYTENDVNQVAAALTGWTIAAGQRVGSTTLPNTGQFVFVPQWNDPAARTVLNVPLPAATSADPMVQGRRILDILAANPSTARFICTKLCRRLVADNPPPELVKRAVVAWRENLTANDQIARVVRVILRSPEFAQIWGQKTKQPFEHTISFLRAIDANLADNGGGYVPYSLVAEAGHALFAWPAPNGFPDVSGYWLNTNTFRASWRNITVTLTNGYSGIQHNLRASLPSGVTTTRQIVDYFIARIMGRPVRPEVYTELIEYLRGTASPDAPPSGTTAEVTNRINLMVARLCVSPDFWWR; translated from the coding sequence ATGACTTCGGCCGCTTCTTCTTCTTTTTCGCGTCGTAGTGTTGCGACGGCGTTCTTCACCGGCGGCGACCGGTTTGAAGACACATCTGTACTGTATAGTGACACCTCGCAGGCGGCGGGCGTTCCCGACATACCGCCGCTTGAAGTGATCGCTGCTAATCGCATGGCTTTTGGTCCGCGCCCCGGCGACCTAGAGCGCATTCGGGCAATGGGCTTTGAAGCCTATGTCGAAGAGCAGCTTCATCCCAACGACGCTGACGACGCGCTGTTTCTGGCTAAGCGCCAGAGCGCACGGTTACGCATTAGCTATCCGGCCGGCGACGGCTACCCGGCGGTGGACGAGATGCGCCCGCTGACGGCGCTGGACAAGCCGCTCAGTGAATTGTGGCCGCTTGGCGACACGAGCGTTTCACTACCGTTCGCTGAGCGCAATCGTCCGCTGGAAGAGGTGCGTGTCGAAACCGTGCTGCGGGCGATGTACAGCAAGTGGCAGTTGCGGGAAGTTCTTGTGGGTTTTTGGCATGACCACTTCAATGTGGACGCCCGCTCCAACCCGCGTATTTATGCGACATGGCCGCTCTACAACCGCTTGTTTCGGCGGCATGCCCTTGGAAACTTTCGTGTGATGCTCGAAGAAGTCACCAAGAGCATTGCCATGATGTACTACCTCAACCTCGTCAGCAGCCGGAACACGGCGCCCAACAAAAACTTCGCCCGTGAACTGCTCGAATTGCATACGCTCGGCGCCAACAACTACTTTCCAAACGCCGCCGATGCACCGGTGTTCCCCAGCGGACAGGTTTCAACCGGCTACACGGAAAATGATGTCAATCAAGTCGCAGCGGCGCTGACGGGTTGGACGATCGCCGCCGGGCAGCGCGTCGGTAGCACGACCCTACCCAACACCGGGCAGTTTGTCTTTGTGCCGCAGTGGAACGACCCGGCGGCGCGGACGGTGCTCAACGTCCCGTTGCCAGCAGCGACTTCCGCCGATCCGATGGTGCAGGGGCGCCGCATCTTGGACATTTTGGCGGCGAATCCGAGTACGGCGCGGTTTATTTGTACGAAGCTGTGTCGCCGGCTGGTGGCCGACAATCCGCCGCCGGAACTTGTCAAGCGCGCCGTCGTCGCGTGGCGGGAAAACCTGACGGCAAACGATCAGATTGCGCGCGTGGTGCGGGTCATTCTGCGGTCGCCGGAGTTTGCGCAGATTTGGGGGCAAAAGACCAAGCAGCCGTTTGAGCACACCATTTCGTTCCTGCGAGCGATAGACGCCAACTTGGCCGACAACGGCGGCGGCTATGTGCCGTACTCGCTGGTCGCCGAAGCTGGCCATGCGCTGTTTGCGTGGCCCGCGCCAAACGGTTTTCCCGACGTTAGCGGCTACTGGCTCAACACCAACACCTTCCGTGCCAGTTGGCGGAACATTACGGTGACGTTGACGAACGGTTACAGCGGCATCCAGCACAATCTGCGCGCGAGTTTGCCGTCGGGTGTGACAACGACGCGCCAGATTGTGGATTACTTCATCGCGCGCATTATGGGGCGTCCAGTACGCCCGGAGGTCTATACCGAGTTGATTGAGTATTTGCGTGGAACAGCTTCCCCTGACGCGCCGCCGTCGGGGACGACCGCCGAAGTCACCAACCGCATCAACCTGATGGTCGCGCGCCTGTGCGTGTCGCCGGATTTCTGGTGGCGATAG
- a CDS encoding DUF1501 domain-containing protein, translating into MPLTRRQFVVGSSLAAAYAATGTARIGGLVYGQTAGTNEILVVLYLRGGIDGLNFAAPVNEPNYVASRSTLRLRESGTDAGLPLANPIGNGVDFRLHPSARPLLDLYQAGALAIVHAVGLTVANRSHFDAQSLMEGGVPTARQQTGWLTRHITSSGGQGGVLPTVAASSSLPGALIGSGSAIAMPNLANFALPGDPTIFPAMTRMYTGTTPLHMAGFNAIHAIQSVNSAIGRPPTGGTLPAYTPENGATYAQPETQTGSLGAALITIARLIKLDVGLRVATLDVGGWDTHNNQGLTTGTYANNVDSLARNLLAFYNDMVRYRQRVTLVAMSEFGRTLRENQSGGTDHGRASIMLVLGGSVNGGRMFGRWPGLSSNALDGGDLAVTTDYRQVLAEILVRRLRNTQLSTVFPGLGAYQPLGIVQGNDLPTT; encoded by the coding sequence ATGCCACTAACAAGACGCCAATTTGTTGTTGGTTCAAGTCTGGCGGCCGCCTATGCCGCGACGGGGACAGCCCGCATTGGTGGGTTGGTGTATGGGCAAACCGCCGGGACGAATGAAATTCTAGTCGTGCTATACCTGCGGGGTGGGATTGACGGCTTGAACTTCGCCGCGCCGGTCAACGAGCCAAACTATGTCGCTTCACGGTCAACACTACGCCTGCGGGAGAGCGGTACCGACGCCGGCCTGCCGCTGGCGAATCCCATCGGCAACGGCGTGGACTTTCGGCTCCATCCGAGCGCCCGGCCGCTGCTTGACCTGTATCAGGCTGGGGCGCTGGCGATTGTGCATGCGGTAGGGTTGACCGTCGCCAACCGGAGTCACTTTGACGCGCAAAGCTTGATGGAAGGCGGCGTGCCGACGGCGCGGCAGCAGACGGGGTGGTTGACCCGGCACATCACGAGTTCGGGCGGACAGGGGGGCGTTTTACCTACCGTCGCCGCCTCCAGCAGCTTGCCCGGCGCGTTGATTGGCAGCGGCAGCGCCATCGCCATGCCGAACCTTGCCAACTTCGCGCTGCCCGGCGACCCCACAATTTTCCCGGCGATGACGCGGATGTACACCGGCACAACACCGCTCCACATGGCGGGTTTCAACGCCATTCACGCCATCCAGTCGGTCAACAGCGCGATTGGGCGGCCGCCGACCGGCGGGACGCTGCCGGCCTACACGCCGGAAAACGGTGCAACGTACGCCCAGCCGGAAACGCAGACCGGCTCCTTGGGCGCAGCGCTTATCACCATCGCTCGGCTCATCAAGCTCGATGTCGGTTTGCGCGTTGCGACGTTGGATGTCGGCGGCTGGGATACGCACAACAATCAGGGGTTGACAACCGGGACTTACGCCAACAACGTGGATTCGCTCGCGCGCAACCTACTGGCGTTTTACAACGACATGGTTCGTTACCGGCAGCGCGTCACGCTTGTCGCTATGAGCGAGTTCGGGCGAACGCTGCGCGAAAACCAAAGCGGCGGTACTGACCACGGACGCGCTTCCATCATGCTGGTGTTGGGCGGCAGTGTGAATGGTGGGCGGATGTTCGGTCGCTGGCCCGGCCTGTCCAGCAACGCGCTGGACGGCGGCGACTTGGCGGTGACGACCGATTATCGGCAGGTCTTGGCGGAGATCTTGGTACGGCGCTTGAGGAACACACAACTCAGTACGGTGTTTCCCGGCCTTGGCGCATACCAGCCGCTGGGCATCGTACAGGGGAACGATCTGCCAACGACGTAA
- a CDS encoding TolC family protein, which yields MTTRTKATSKRGLAAAACVGLWLTGSAAAQSALPGIVYAPTTDERRLAAAVAHAAAEPQSGRRPSAPASSPGSSKPPLLLEQVFRLIEDRHPKLRGSVIERQVATAKRIEKQGAFDPILSISTDYLRYNSSSKRGKVSEAFGVGTEVNFLTRSGIKFFVASNLNLGATKSPLSATGDAGEYLFGLKVPLFRDFRVNAKSIGERQAFLGETQADIAVTQTRLELFRKAADDYWDWVAAKRRLDVARDLLRLAEIRNDAIRQRTIAGDLPPIDAVEAEQEVQRRQAALAKAERDFQKAQFKLSLSLWLDDVTAQPPPDEGSVLDVSLQLEPTEVTEAEIQDAIRLALQRRPELQAIAVLKDITRLDLDLARNQRRPILDFALAPGRDVGLGGIGTTLKAGFIFELPLRQRTADGRIAQAQLKLQKLELEERALRQQIITEINDTASAINAAWRRYLATKRELEAAIVLERGENQRFLLGDSSLFLVNQRERATAEARNKLIDVQAEYEQARAALRLATMQF from the coding sequence ATGACGACGCGGACAAAGGCGACAAGTAAGCGCGGTTTGGCTGCAGCAGCCTGCGTTGGACTCTGGTTGACCGGTTCAGCGGCGGCGCAATCCGCCCTGCCGGGGATTGTGTACGCCCCAACCACCGATGAACGACGGCTGGCGGCGGCTGTTGCGCATGCGGCGGCTGAGCCGCAATCGGGCCGCCGTCCAAGCGCTCCGGCCTCGTCTCCGGGAAGCTCCAAGCCCCCGCTGCTGCTGGAGCAGGTTTTCCGCCTCATCGAGGATCGCCACCCAAAACTGCGCGGCTCTGTCATTGAGCGGCAGGTCGCCACGGCAAAGCGGATAGAGAAACAAGGCGCTTTCGACCCAATTTTGTCTATTTCGACGGACTATCTGCGCTACAACAGTTCGTCCAAGCGCGGCAAGGTCTCGGAAGCGTTCGGCGTCGGAACGGAAGTCAACTTTCTAACGCGCTCCGGGATTAAGTTTTTCGTCGCGTCGAACCTCAACTTGGGCGCGACGAAATCACCACTGTCCGCCACGGGCGACGCTGGTGAATACCTGTTTGGGCTGAAGGTTCCTCTGTTCCGCGACTTCCGCGTCAACGCCAAATCCATCGGCGAGCGGCAGGCGTTTCTTGGCGAGACCCAAGCCGACATCGCCGTGACGCAGACCCGCTTGGAGCTTTTCCGTAAGGCCGCCGACGACTACTGGGACTGGGTCGCCGCGAAGCGCCGGCTAGATGTAGCGCGCGACCTTCTGAGATTGGCTGAAATCCGCAATGACGCCATTCGGCAACGGACAATTGCAGGCGACCTCCCGCCAATTGACGCCGTTGAAGCCGAACAGGAAGTACAACGCCGACAAGCCGCCCTCGCCAAAGCGGAGCGGGATTTCCAGAAAGCACAGTTCAAGTTGTCACTGTCGCTCTGGCTGGACGACGTAACGGCGCAGCCGCCGCCGGATGAAGGCAGCGTGCTGGATGTCAGCCTGCAACTTGAGCCGACCGAAGTGACGGAGGCCGAAATCCAGGACGCGATCCGGCTGGCGCTGCAACGCCGCCCGGAGTTGCAAGCCATCGCCGTACTCAAGGATATTACGCGGCTTGACTTGGATTTGGCGCGCAACCAGCGGCGTCCGATTCTCGATTTCGCTCTTGCGCCGGGGCGAGATGTTGGCCTCGGCGGTATCGGGACAACGCTCAAGGCCGGCTTCATTTTTGAGTTGCCGCTTCGCCAGCGCACCGCCGACGGACGCATCGCGCAAGCGCAGCTCAAGCTTCAAAAGCTTGAACTTGAAGAGCGGGCGCTGCGGCAGCAAATCATCACGGAAATCAACGATACCGCTTCCGCGATCAACGCCGCCTGGCGGCGGTATCTGGCGACCAAGCGCGAACTGGAGGCGGCTATCGTCCTGGAGCGCGGCGAAAACCAGCGATTCTTGTTAGGGGATAGTTCGCTGTTTCTCGTCAACCAACGCGAACGCGCTACAGCCGAAGCTCGCAACAAGCTCATTGATGTACAGGCTGAGTACGAACAGGCCCGCGCGGCGCTGCGCTTGGCGACCATGCAGTTTTAG
- a CDS encoding HlyD family secretion protein, producing MAQTARQLKAVPLPSPATTPQALRLVESPRPAQPLALLLVLFLILVILALIYVPWQQSITGVGQVIIYSPNERPQNVQAQIPGRLKGWKVKEGDFVEAGTVIAEIAEIDAKFLDPNQLERLERQREFLTAQREAAQNRAAALQQQIAALEQSRNLAIPAAKERVRQAADRLRAAEQSLEAAKQTLLANELNFERIRDLNKGKKDADGNWIIQPGLRSDRDFELARQAVETSRAEVARLEALLNVAVQDLKVAELDAKRVENDTLASLSSAQSAYAAAQETIASLGNSLQKLDIDIQNFRVRVSQRQVVAPRAGQVTQLRAVGETETLKAGDVLCVLVPRVTEEEQAVELLISDFDAPLVRIGDPVRLQFEGFPAVQFVAWPSVAIGTFGGRVVAIDAVDDGMNRFRLLVKPDYEAIEKGKDDPWPRLDMLRPGTQATGWVMLRVVSLGFELWRQFNGFPPMFDRNPIERRKKPKDDKAKVKEKGDKDDDADKGDK from the coding sequence ATGGCTCAGACTGCGCGTCAGCTCAAGGCTGTTCCATTGCCGTCCCCTGCAACGACGCCGCAGGCGCTGCGGCTCGTAGAATCGCCGCGGCCGGCGCAACCGTTGGCCTTACTCTTGGTGTTGTTTCTCATCCTGGTCATCTTGGCGCTGATCTACGTGCCGTGGCAGCAGTCCATTACGGGGGTCGGGCAAGTGATCATCTACTCACCCAACGAACGCCCGCAAAACGTCCAAGCCCAGATTCCCGGTCGTCTCAAGGGTTGGAAGGTCAAAGAAGGTGATTTTGTCGAAGCAGGAACAGTCATCGCCGAAATTGCGGAAATTGACGCGAAGTTTCTCGATCCGAACCAGCTTGAGCGTTTAGAGCGGCAGCGTGAATTTCTGACGGCTCAACGTGAGGCGGCGCAAAACCGCGCCGCGGCGCTTCAACAACAGATCGCGGCTCTAGAACAGTCGCGCAACTTAGCCATTCCAGCGGCGAAGGAGCGGGTGCGGCAGGCGGCCGACCGACTGCGTGCCGCTGAACAATCGCTGGAAGCGGCGAAGCAAACCTTGTTGGCGAACGAGTTGAACTTCGAGCGGATTCGTGACCTCAACAAGGGCAAAAAGGACGCCGACGGCAACTGGATCATTCAGCCGGGTCTGCGTTCCGACCGCGATTTTGAGTTGGCACGGCAGGCGGTGGAGACATCGCGGGCAGAGGTGGCGCGACTTGAAGCGTTGCTAAATGTAGCCGTACAAGACCTCAAAGTCGCTGAACTTGATGCAAAGCGCGTCGAAAACGACACCTTGGCGTCGCTCAGCAGCGCCCAGAGCGCGTACGCGGCGGCTCAGGAAACCATCGCCTCGCTCGGCAACAGTCTTCAGAAGCTCGACATTGACATCCAGAACTTTCGGGTGCGCGTCAGTCAACGGCAGGTCGTCGCCCCGCGCGCCGGACAGGTGACACAGTTGCGCGCCGTCGGGGAAACCGAAACGCTCAAGGCGGGCGATGTCTTATGCGTCCTCGTCCCACGGGTGACGGAAGAGGAGCAAGCCGTCGAGTTGCTCATCAGCGACTTTGACGCGCCGCTGGTGCGCATCGGCGATCCAGTCCGACTGCAGTTCGAGGGTTTCCCGGCCGTCCAGTTTGTCGCTTGGCCGTCGGTCGCCATCGGGACGTTCGGTGGTCGGGTTGTCGCTATTGACGCTGTGGACGACGGCATGAACCGCTTTCGCCTGTTAGTCAAACCCGACTACGAAGCCATTGAGAAGGGTAAGGACGACCCGTGGCCGCGCCTTGACATGCTGCGGCCGGGGACGCAGGCGACCGGCTGGGTCATGCTGCGCGTGGTGTCGCTGGGCTTTGAACTCTGGCGGCAGTTCAATGGCTTCCCGCCGATGTTCGACCGCAACCCGATTGAACGCAGGAAAAAGCCCAAGGATGACAAAGCCAAGGTCAAGGAAAAGGGCGACAAGGATGACGACGCGGACAAAGGCGACAAGTAA